A genomic window from Winogradskyella sp. J14-2 includes:
- a CDS encoding type B 50S ribosomal protein L31, translating into MKAGIHPKNYRVVAFKDMSNDEVFLTKSTADTNETIEVDGVEYPLVKLEISRTSHPYYTGKSKLVDTAGRIDKFKNKYAKFKK; encoded by the coding sequence ATGAAAGCAGGAATACATCCAAAAAATTACAGAGTAGTAGCATTTAAAGATATGTCTAACGACGAGGTGTTTTTAACTAAATCTACTGCAGATACAAATGAAACTATTGAGGTTGATGGTGTTGAATATCCATTAGTAAAATTGGAAATTTCTAGAACTTCTCATCCTTATTATACTGGTAAGTCTAAATTGGTAGATACAGCTGGTCGTATTGATAAATTCAAAAATAAGTACGCTAAGTTTAAGAAATAA